A single region of the Motilibacter peucedani genome encodes:
- a CDS encoding citrate synthase, translating to MSETSAQAPKSVVLRREGAEDLELAVLPTTEGAPGVDISPLLSKAGLVTYDTGFANTANTTSAITYIDGDAGILRYRGYPIDRLAEQASFLEVSHLLIYGELPDKTQLETFDQRIRRHTLLDEDLKRFFDGFPRNAHPMPVLSSAVSALSTFYQDSLNPFDETQVSLSTVRMLAKVPTIAAYAYKKSVGQPFLYPDNSLGYVENFLRMTFGVPSEDYVPDPVVVRALDLLFTLHADHEQNCSTSTVRLVGSAQANLFASVSSGIHALHGPLHGGANQAVLEMLESIRAQGGDVSDFVRRVKDKEDGVRLMGFGHRVYKNYDPRAAIIKKTADEVLSALGKRDDLLDIAMELEGVALSDDYFVSRKLYPNVDFYTGLLYRAMGFPTRMFTVLFAIGRLPGWIAQWHEMIEDPKTKIGRPRQLYTGPAERDVVPLDQR from the coding sequence ATGTCGGAGACGAGCGCGCAGGCGCCGAAGTCGGTCGTCCTGCGCCGTGAGGGCGCCGAGGACCTCGAGCTCGCGGTGCTGCCCACGACCGAGGGCGCGCCCGGCGTCGACATCTCGCCGCTGCTCTCGAAGGCCGGCCTGGTCACCTACGACACCGGCTTCGCCAACACCGCCAACACCACCTCGGCCATCACCTACATCGACGGCGACGCGGGCATCCTGCGCTACCGCGGCTACCCGATCGACCGGCTCGCCGAGCAGGCCTCCTTCCTCGAGGTGAGCCACCTGCTGATCTACGGCGAGCTGCCCGACAAGACCCAGCTCGAGACCTTCGACCAGCGCATCCGGCGCCACACGCTGCTCGACGAGGACCTCAAGCGGTTCTTCGACGGGTTCCCGCGCAACGCGCACCCGATGCCGGTGCTCTCCTCGGCGGTCTCGGCCCTCTCCACCTTCTACCAGGACTCGCTCAACCCGTTCGACGAGACGCAGGTGTCGCTCTCGACGGTGCGCATGCTGGCGAAGGTCCCGACGATCGCCGCCTACGCCTACAAGAAGTCGGTCGGGCAGCCGTTCCTCTACCCGGACAACTCCCTCGGCTACGTCGAGAACTTCCTGCGCATGACCTTCGGCGTCCCCTCCGAGGACTACGTCCCCGACCCGGTGGTCGTGCGGGCGCTCGACCTGCTCTTCACGCTGCACGCCGACCACGAGCAGAACTGCTCGACCTCCACCGTCCGGCTCGTCGGCTCGGCCCAGGCCAACCTGTTCGCCTCCGTCTCCTCGGGCATCCATGCCCTCCACGGCCCGCTGCACGGCGGCGCCAACCAGGCGGTCCTCGAGATGCTCGAGTCGATCCGCGCCCAGGGCGGCGACGTCTCCGACTTCGTGCGCCGGGTCAAGGACAAGGAGGACGGCGTCCGGCTCATGGGCTTCGGCCACCGGGTTTACAAGAACTACGACCCGCGCGCGGCGATCATCAAGAAGACGGCCGACGAGGTGCTCTCCGCGCTGGGCAAGCGCGACGACCTGCTCGACATCGCGATGGAGCTCGAGGGGGTCGCGCTCTCCGACGACTACTTCGTCTCGCGCAAGCTCTACCCGAACGTCGACTTCTACACCGGCCTGCTCTACCGCGCGATGGGCTTCCCGACCCGGATGTTCACGGTGCTGTTCGCCATCGGCCGGCTGCCCGGCTGGATCGCGCAGTGGCACGAGATGATCGAGGACCCCAAGACCAAGATCGGTCGCCCGCGCCAGCTCTACACCGGGCCGGCCGAGCGCGACGTGGTGCCGCTCGACCAGCGGTAG